In Rutidosis leptorrhynchoides isolate AG116_Rl617_1_P2 chromosome 2, CSIRO_AGI_Rlap_v1, whole genome shotgun sequence, one genomic interval encodes:
- the LOC139888546 gene encoding uncharacterized protein — MSSSFLSEDEYELMAFDLLDSIDASDNDERNLTATSHTRRYIQHEHQEVHDRLMRDYFVKNCKYNPDNFKRRFRMRKRVFLRIMNDILIYNANPQPYYFKWFHRRLDAKGELSISTELKITSALRQHSYGNTPDAFDEYLQISERMREPTYHDIVCLYEAHERLHGFQGMMESIDCMHWA; from the exons ATGTCATCGTCTTTTTTGTCAGAAGATGAATATGAATTAATGGCGTTCGATTTACTAGATAGTATCGACGCTTCTGACAATGACGAGAGGAATTTAACTGCTACATCACATACTCGTCGTTACATACAACATGAACATCAGGAGGTTCATGACCGATTGATGCGTGATTATTTTGTAAAGAATTGCAAGTATAATCCTGACAATTTCAAGCGAAGATTTAGGATGAGAAAACGCGTTTTTCTTAGAATTATGAACGATATTCTAATTTACAACGCAAATCCACAACCATACTATTTTAAATGGTTTCATCGAAGACTCGATGCAAAAGGGGAATTGAGTATTAGTACCGAATTAAAAATTACATCAGCTTTGCGTCAACATTCTTACGGTAATACACCGGATGCGTTCGATGAGTATTTGCAAATTTCAGAGAGA ATGAGAGAGCCTACGTATCATGACATTGTATGTTTGTACGAAGCTCATGAAAGACTCCATGGATTTCAGGGAATGATGGAGAgcattgattgtatgcattgggcttaA